From the genome of Synergistaceae bacterium:
GGAGCTGAAGAACAGCTACCTGTCTTACGCTATGTCCGTTATAACCGAGCGAGCCCTTCCCGATGCGCGGGACGGCCTGAAGCCGGTTCAGCGACGCATACTTCACGCAATGAAGGAGCTCGCTCTGTCGCCCTCGGGGGCGCATAAGAAGTCGGCCAGGGTGGTGGGAGAGACTATGGGTAAGTACCACCCCCACGGAGATTCTTCGATTTACGAGGCTATGGCCCGCATGGCCCAACCCTTCTCGCTGCGCGTGCCCCTGGTGGACGGGCAGGGCAATTTCGGTTCCCTGGACGGTGACTCGCCGGCAGCGATGCGCTACACGGAGGTGCGACTGGCGGCGGAGGGGGAGATGATGCACGCGGACGTGGACGAGGAGACGGTGGATTTCGTGCCGAACTTCGACGAGTCGCTGGAGGAGCCGTCCGTGCTCCCCGCCGTACTCCCCAATCTGCTGATAAACGGGACCTCCGGCATCGCCGTCGGTATGGCGACGAATATCCCGCCTCATAACCCGGTGGAGACGCTATCGCTGCTGTCGGAGTACCTCGGGGAGGGCTGCATGTGGAGCGCGGCGGAGGTTGCGTCGCGGATGCCCGGGCCTGACTTCCCGACCGGCGGGGAGATCGTGGGTAGGAACGGAGTGCGCGAGATGTACGAGACAGGCAGGGGGAAGTTCACCCTGCGCGGAAAGACCCACATAGAGGAGACGAAGAATCGGAACCTGGTGGTTATCACAGAGATACCGTACGGTGCCACGAAGTCACGAATTGTCAAGCAGATAGCGGACAGGCTTGACGAAAGAGGGGTGGACGGAGTGGTGGCCGTCCGTGACGAGTCAGACCGCTCGGGGGATCGCGTGGTGGTCGAGCTCCACAGGAGGGTGGACGCGGAGGCGGTGCGGGCGCTCCTGCTCTCTTCCACTCAGCTCTCCGGGACCTTCGGGGGCAACATGCTCGCCCTCGTGGGCGGAGCCCCCGCGACCATGAGCCTGAAGGACGTATTCGACTGCTTCATCGGGCACAGGCGCGAGGTCGTGCGCCGCCGCACGGAGTATCGGCTGAACCGCGCCGAGGCCAGGCTCCACATAGTGGAGGGGCTGCTGAAGGCGCTGGATCTGCTCGACGAGATAATATCGTTGATACGCTCGTCGAAGACGACCGCCGAGGCGAGGGCAGGGCTGGTGGAGAGGCTGGGTTTCTCCATCCTCCAGGCGGGCGCCATCTTGGACATGAGGCTGGGCAAGCTCGTGGGGCTTGAGCGCGAGGCCCTGGCCAGGGAGGAGAAGCAGCTGAGAAAATCCATAGCGGAGTACCGCGCCATTCTGGGCTCGGAGAAAAAACTCGACTCGGTGGTGTTGCGAGAGTTCGACGGGCTTGCCGCTCACTTCGCCAAGGGCCCTCTCGCTGCGAGGCGCACCGCGATACTGGACGAAGAGCCGGAAGCCAAGCGCGGGAAGGACTCGCCGGGGCAGGTGCGCCTGTCCTTCGAACAGCCGGGACCGTGCGTCGTCTCCATCGACGGCGAGGGTTACATCCGCAAGCGCGATGTGAGGCGCAGGCCCAGGGACGAGGAGGGGAGCGCGTTTATCACCGAGGGGCTGGTCTTCGCCATCGGGGACGACGGGCGCTTCTATTCCCGTGAGCGAGCGGGCATCCCGGACGCCTCGACCAGGAAGCTAGTGTCCGCTACGGAGTTCTTCGGCGCGGACGAGGGAACGTCTCTTGCGCTGATCTCCCCTGACATGCACGATTCGGCTCTGTTCGTCTTCGCGGATGGCTCGTTGAAGCGCACCTCTCTCGACGCCATGAGGGGGGAGACATCCAGGAGGAACACGTCGAGGTACGTCGTCGCCATGAAGGACGGAGAGAGGCTGTTCGCCGCTGTTCCGCTGAGGGAGGAGGTCGTGCTGGACGCAGTGCTGCTCTCGAAGCTCGGCAGGGCGATACGAATTCCCGCGGGCAATGTCCCGCTCAAGGGTATTTCATCAAGGGGAGTTTCGGGCATGGCACTGGAGGAGGACGACTCGCTCGCCGCTGCCCTGGTGATCCCCGGCGCCGATGCCGCCCCGGAGGACCTCCACGCCGTGGTGCGAGCCTCCAACGGTCTCTTCTTCCGCTTCCAGCTGGGTTCGCTCAGGACATCCAGGCGAGGCGGCAAGGGGCTGTACGTCCACAGGGGGGAGAGACCGTCTTTCGGAGAGGTGGTTCAGGCCGCGGCCCTGTCGCCGGGCGACGGCCTTGTTGCGGACGACGGGTCGATCCTGCCGATGGAGGATGTTGGACTCAGAAAGACGGGCGAGCACACCCTGGTCTCCATGACGAAGCTGGACGGGGTAGGCGAGCTGCGTCCCGAGCGAGGCAGAAACGGAGGTAACGGGGCATGAGCGGTGCTAAGTAC
Proteins encoded in this window:
- a CDS encoding DNA topoisomerase 4 subunit A is translated as MSEIILETGFDEELKNSYLSYAMSVITERALPDARDGLKPVQRRILHAMKELALSPSGAHKKSARVVGETMGKYHPHGDSSIYEAMARMAQPFSLRVPLVDGQGNFGSLDGDSPAAMRYTEVRLAAEGEMMHADVDEETVDFVPNFDESLEEPSVLPAVLPNLLINGTSGIAVGMATNIPPHNPVETLSLLSEYLGEGCMWSAAEVASRMPGPDFPTGGEIVGRNGVREMYETGRGKFTLRGKTHIEETKNRNLVVITEIPYGATKSRIVKQIADRLDERGVDGVVAVRDESDRSGDRVVVELHRRVDAEAVRALLLSSTQLSGTFGGNMLALVGGAPATMSLKDVFDCFIGHRREVVRRRTEYRLNRAEARLHIVEGLLKALDLLDEIISLIRSSKTTAEARAGLVERLGFSILQAGAILDMRLGKLVGLEREALAREEKQLRKSIAEYRAILGSEKKLDSVVLREFDGLAAHFAKGPLAARRTAILDEEPEAKRGKDSPGQVRLSFEQPGPCVVSIDGEGYIRKRDVRRRPRDEEGSAFITEGLVFAIGDDGRFYSRERAGIPDASTRKLVSATEFFGADEGTSLALISPDMHDSALFVFADGSLKRTSLDAMRGETSRRNTSRYVVAMKDGERLFAAVPLREEVVLDAVLLSKLGRAIRIPAGNVPLKGISSRGVSGMALEEDDSLAAALVIPGADAAPEDLHAVVRASNGLFFRFQLGSLRTSRRGGKGLYVHRGERPSFGEVVQAAALSPGDGLVADDGSILPMEDVGLRKTGEHTLVSMTKLDGVGELRPERGRNGGNGA